A window of Oryza glaberrima chromosome 2, OglaRS2, whole genome shotgun sequence genomic DNA:
CAGTCTCGAAGGAGATGACGCGCCCACCAATCTCGAACTCCTCGCGGAAGCTCTCCAGCACCTTCCgtcccggcggcgtcggcgcgtcCGCCTGCGGGACCTCCTCGGCCGCGCCGGAGAGGAACGCCGCGCGGCCTCCCGGGACGGAGAGCGGCGCGGGGaagcggacgcggcggcggccgccgcgcgcgaggaggcggagggaggcCACCGCCATCGACATGGTGGCCGCGcgccggtggaggggaggaggaggagaggggtttTGGTTTAGGGTTTAAGCGAAGCGAAGCCGAAACGGCTGGGCCTTGGTTTTTTTACACCGTATATatgggcccacgtgtcagcggGAGAATCGGCCGCATCTTCTCCAGCGCTCCACCTCCCCGCGATCTGGACCGTACATGGGAAGATCGACGGCTGGGAATGGTCATGGCGTGTCAAAACGCAGAACCCACCGCCGCTTTGGCGCAGTAGAGGGCGAGGCGACAGGCGACGCCTCccggcggcggtgagctccTTCTCATGGCCCAGGCGGTCGCCGTGGGCCGTGGCCCAAGGTTGGTGATGAAcgcttttcttttttgagagtTCGTGATGGATCGCCTTCCAGATAAGTTCTTGAATTGAATTCAGTTTTTGCGCTAAGATTGACTggtaagggggtgtttgggagggaggggctaaactttagcccTCTCTTAAAACCATAACAGTCTATTTGGTTGgggggagtttttaggagggattgggagattagagggatgaggctattaactgATTTGTTGGTTGGGAGATatgagaattttggtgggatgaggatggggaattgaggaatgaactccctccttttcaatatctGGGAAGGGGGTGGTAATTGGGAGAGAATTTCTCCTTTACttcgcctaaacaaatctcagccatctgTTTTCGTTAATGATCTAATCTTCAACTAAATTCCATgtcaatttccaccacctctatCAAACAAGAGACTgggaagaaaaatcaaattcccatcttaatctcaccatcaattccctcgtgtaaactcccaatctcaTTCTctcaagttgccaaacaagcTGTAAGTCTCTAGGGGAGAGACTTATGGTGGTGTTTGAGAGGGGAGGGACTtattttagtccctctcacaagacttatacttttgtgagagggactaaagtttactccctcccatccaaacaccacctatattTAGAGGGGCTaactctcccaaacaccccctaaggcAGTTAAAAAAGTTGTTTGGATCAAGCGCTCAGTCATAACTCGGCGGTGTGTGGACAGAACAGATTGTCGCCTTTGTGATCAGCCATGTACTACCTCTGAAGAATGTTCTGCGCGGTTCTGTTGTTCGATAGTATTTGATCCGAAATTAACTATTCCTTGCAAATTGGTTGTGTTTGAATTTGAAGCTAAACTGACTAGGCTTTGTTCATTGTCCTGTTGGCATTTCTGGAACCATTTTGCAGAGAGTTTAGTTACTCGTGCGCATCTAATATGGGAACCGTGGGCATAATTATTTGAGATCCATTGCATTTGCAGATCTGCAGTTCATGAGCAGATATGCTAGTAGTATCTACATCGTAGTGTAGGCGCCAACAAAATATAGGCATCACTAAATCACAGTCAGAATAAAATGGATTTGCCAGGATAAAGTAGCATGTGCAAATAAGCAAATTATAAACAGGAATCTTGATAATAATATCTTGGCAGCAAGCCTTAACAAATCACAATGGTGACCTTTGTAAACTTTTATCTACTGTGTCGTAGTATGGAACTGTTCACTGCATAGAGAATAGGCCCATCGGTTGAGCTAATAAGTCAGAgtaaaagccaaaatttaaatttttaaatttaaatttggagttgattttaagacATACTCAacttagtttctttttcagcattggtttTCAAGTCGCTAAAAatggatatataatttttttatctataaatcaatttttattctctaataagtggcttattagggaatatggACAACCAATTAGACTAATAAATTTGTCATGTGGTTACTCAGATTTTGTGGTAATCAAATTGCAGTCTGAATTGCTGTTTCTACTTGGGCTTTCTGATAAAGCCAGGTCTGAAATTTATAGTACCCAGTTAATTTGCATAGCTACGTATCTAATATCTACTGCAAAGGTTGCTAATGTGGTGACTTCGAGGTTTTGTTCCCAGTTTCCTACTTGATCATAGGTACTTTTCAGCATTCAATTGTTCTCatccctgatttttttttaatatctgtTCTAGCTAGAGGAACTTGTGTAATTTGCAATACGTAATTTAAAGTAGGCAAAATTTACTATAGGTCATCGAAAAAACGTGTAATCAGCTCGTGGACACCAAAAAACGAGAATTTACTGTCGGGCAttaaaaaaacgtgtaattatcTCCTAGACACTTGGggctttattttattatttcctatGAATTTAGAGAGAGAAACACTAGTGACACAGTACCATTTTGCCCCTGCCCTCACACCGGCCaaagcaccgccgccaccacctcggcGCGACGGCTGGCGCGGCGAGCGCGCTgggaagagggggagaaagaCGAGCCCGCTCTGCACTGCCCGCTGCCGCGCCCACGCAGGCAGCCAACGCACGCAtatctgcgccgccgccgccggcggcggcagccgacgcacgcgcgcgccgctgccttCACGTCGGGCAGAGCGACACGGTGGCTCTCCTCTACTCGTCGGGCACAACAGGGGATAGCAAGGGCGTCATCCTGACGCACCGCACCGCAACTTCCTCGCCGCAGCGAGGATGGTGACCTCCGACCAAGACGAGCGCCGGGAGGGCCCCAACGTGTTCCTCTGCTTCCTCCCCATGTTTCACATCTTCGGCCTCTCCGTCATCACATACGCGCAGCTGCAGCGCGGGAACGCCATCATCTCCATGTCGCGGTTCGACATCAACTCCCTGATGGAGGCCGTGCAGAGGCACCGCGTCACGCACCTGTTCTGCGTGCCGCCGGTCATTATCACGCTCACCAAGCATGGGAGGGCAGGTAAGTACGATCTCAGCTCTCTCAAGTTGATCGgctccggcgccgcgccgctcggcaAGGATGTGACGGAGGTCGTGGCCAAGAAATTCCCGGATAGTGAGATTGTTCAGGTACTAATTGAACTGaacatttgatatttttgcagtGTTTACTTTCATAATACATGCTGATGAATTGTTGTTTGATCCCCATTTCTCTCCCTTGCAATTGCGAAGCAGCTGCCATTGACACGGCGGGAGAATGGGACGCCGGTGTCGAGGCTGGCGAGGAGCAGCTCCGCGACGTCGCAACTCTCCACCGTCGCCCACGCACCAGGCACTATGTTCTCCGGTCGCCGGACATTGCGTCGGTGTCGTCAATCAACACGTCCGTTAGCTCCACGCCAAGGGGATGAGCCCACGCACGCCGGCCACAGCGCGGCGCATCCCGGCGATGGCCACCGCCGCTCGGACCCGTCACAGGGACAGAACACAAGCGCTGCACCTGTTcagctccgtcgccgccgccggccaaccCAATGCGTCGTCACTGTCCAGGTCGAGACCCAAGGGTAAAATTGTCTTTATTTAGTGTTTCTCTCTCTAAAttcatagaaaataataaaataaggtCCCGAGTGTCCAGGAGCTAATTACATTTTGTTGTGATGCCCGACAACAAATTCTCGTTCGTTCTTGTGGTGTCCACGAgttaattacacgtttttttcGATGTCCTGAAGCAAAATTTGCCTTCAAAGTATTATATGAAGCACCAATTCACAGTCAAAACTATTATATGAGGCAAATCCACTTATCTGAAACACTGGCCACTTCATTTTTGGGTAAAAATTGTAGTCTTGTACGGCTGCACTAGTTCAGCGATCATTTGGGTCCAAAGCAAAACCAAAgggattaaatattttattattctgTGGCTTGATAGTACCGCAGCATGTAATGATGATGAGAACGGTTGTTGCTGTGAGTCGGAGAATTGGCTATCCTACATACCGgtagggaaaaaaattatatatgctaGAAGATggtgtaaaaaaatatgatcataatttatgtaaaaaaaGATGATCATAATTATTTTTACTTTACTAATTTCTTGAATCTCTCAATACTCCTAATTCAGGAGATCAATGGGTTTGTCATATTGGATAAATTTGTCCAGTCCTGTAAAAGAGTCATCCTACCATTTATTTTGTCattcttgattatttttttttgtcatatttaGCTCATGGGTTTATTGTGTTCTCTTTGAGTTGTGTCCCCTGCAGTTTGaatttgatcatttgtttttGCTGGGATCAAGCCTCTCAAAAAGGAATAAATTTTAAGTTTAGGCTATTATTATGTTACtcaaatttttagataatggaagctttatttagaCTCAATTAATTACAAGATAATACAATCAAACTGAGTCACCTccggcctctgcataaaatgcacacagccaaaaagaagaaagaaactaGAACATTTCCCAAGCACAAAAGTTTGACAGAAATATATATCTTAGTGGCTATCAACCCGTAGGCTAGACCGCCACCCATGCTCCTGGGTAAAAAAACTCATGTGCCATCTGGTTCAACTGTCGAGATACCACCGTATATCTTAGTGGCTATTCAATCCGTAGACTAGACCGCCACCCATGCTCCTAGGTAAAAAACTCCTGTGCCACCTGGTCCAAACATCGAGATACCACCATAATAGTATCCTGCAGCCCCAGTTGGTGGAGGATAGCCCAGGTACGTAGCCACCGGGTAACTAAGTTgataacctgcaaaggagaagacACCATCTTGTTATCAAAAATTACTCCATTCCTGCTTAACCAAATGGACCAACACAGAGCTGTTGCACCCATCAAAAACAGATTCCTCATTTCTTTGGGGACACATGATAGTCAACTCCCAAACATATGACCAACATTGCGATGAGGTTTCAGATTAGAAGCCAAATGAATTACAGGCCACACCAAGCGAGATAAGCGGCACTGAAAGAATAAATATTGGATAGTTTCATCCTTATGACAGAAACAACATGTCTTGCTGCCTTTCCAATTTCTCTTAGCAAGGTTGTCCTTGGTGAGAATTACGCCCCGACGTAAATACCAAAGGAAGATTTTGACTTTTAGGGGTACTTTCACCTTCCAAATCCGTCTATTGATATTCAGAACCCCGGTATGTGTTAGAGCTAGATAATGAGATTTGACTGAGAAGACCCCATTCGGGGAGAGGTTCCAGTGAAACTCATCTTGCTCTTGTACCAGAACCAAATCAGCTATGCGAGGCAATAAGTTATGCCAAGCAGCTAGTTTTGCACCAATTAAATCCAGTCGCCATGAAAAGCACGGAGGTTTGGTTTGGAAAATCTGTGCAATAGTCGACTGTTTATGCCTAACTATGTTATAGAGACAAGGATATTGTTCTCTTAACGAGGCATTACCCAACCATTTGTTTTCACATAACCTAACTTCGGAGCCGTCCCTAATCTTGAAGGATCCAAAACGGAAAAAGTCTTGTTTGACCTTCATAAGACTAGCCCAAAAATGTGAATCCCCCGCTTTCCAATAGGCTTGAGATAAAGGTTGTGATCCCAAATATTTATTGCGTAGCAGTTGTTGCCATATTCCATCGGTGGTAAGTAGTTTGTATAACCACTTACTAATCAACGCTTTATTCTTTATCTCGAGGTCATGAATTCCTAGCTCCCCTTGTTCTTTGGGACGACAAATAATGTCCCACTTAGCAAGCCGGTATTTCTTCTTATGTCCACCCCTTGCCAATAAAACCTAGATCGAAGGTAATCAAGTTTTTTAAGTACCCCACTAGGAATTGCAAGGAATGACATCATATACATTGGGAGACTGCTAAGTACTGAGTTAATCAAAGTAAGTCATCCTCCCAATGAAAGAAGTTTTCCTTTCTAGCTACTCAATTTCTTCTCAAATCTCTCGACCACTTCTTTCCATTCCGCATTTGTCAACTTCCTACAATGGATCAGAATGCCCAGATAACGGAATGGGAAGTTGCCGACCTGGCAGCCAATGAGCTGGTTGTATTGATCACTATAATCAAGTGCTTCACCAAAACAATACAgttcacttttatgaaaattgatCTTAAGACCCGACAACTGCTTGAAAGCTAGAAGCACTGACTTCATGTTCTGAGCTTTTTCAAGGTCATGATTCATAAACAGCACCGTGTCATCGGCATATTGTAGAATGGAGAGTCCCCCATCAATCAAATGTGGTATGACTCCATCAATTTGCCCTTGTGTTTTGGCTCTGTTTATCAATGTGGCTAGCATATCAGCAATAAAGTTGAATAGGATTGGGGAGAGAGGGTCTCCTTGCCGAAGGCCCTTTTTAGTCTGAAAAAAAGGCCCGACGTCATCATTGACTTTGACTGCCACACTTCCCCCGGAAATGAAAGACTCAATCCAAGATATCCACTTAGGCGAAAAACCTTTCATACGTAGAGTTTGTAGCAGAAAAGGCCATTTAACCTTGTCATACGCCTTTTCAAAGTCAATTTTGAATATCACTCCACTCAACTTCTTCCTATGTAGCTCACGAACTGTTTCATGTATGATGACGACTCCATCTAAAATGTTTCGTCCACGCATGAAAGCAGTTTGGGTCGGATTCACTAAATGGTCAGCAACTGAGCTAATTCGGTTTGTAGCCACCTTAGTGAATATTTTATAGTTGACATTTAACAAGCATATGGGTCTGTAATGTTGGATTTGATTTGCTTCTTAAACTTTTGGAACTAGAGTAAGTACCCCAAAATTTAGTCCGAAAATTGGGAGGCTACCAGTATGAAATTCATTGAAAAGGTTCATCAGGTCATGCTTAATAACGTCCCaaattttttggtaaaattcaGCTGGGAAACCATCTGGTCCAGGAGCTTTATTATGCTCTATTGCAAAGATGGCTTCTTTCACTTCTTCTTCCGAAAAAGGAGCCATAAGAAAATCATTTTCAGCTTGTGAAACTTGAGCCATATCACCAATTATGGACTCATCAAGCGAAAACGAGTTCTCCTCTGGTGGTCCAAAAAGTTTCCTATAAAAACTCGTAATATAAGTTTTTAAGGCCTCAACTCCCTCAATTTTCCCTTCATCCTGGTCTAGGAAAAAGATCCTCTTCTTCCTATGTTTACCGTTGGCTATcaagttaaaatattttgtgttgtTATCTCTTAAGAGTACGTCCGAGACTTTCGAGCGTTGGTACCATTTAATCTCCTCCTCACGGAGTAGACTTGCGAAAGAATCCCTCGATTGACACCGTACTACTCATTACTCACCCTGAGCATGctaggaagaaaacaaatcatttaTTTCTTGTGGGGTAATCATGTCCCTTCAGTGATGTTAGCTTTAGACTAGTCTTCACTCTACAGATTGACAGCAATATAAATTGTTGAAAGCGAATGGAAGTTGGCGATTGCTTTGTAGATTATTGAGACTGAGACATTTGTTCTTCATTGAGTGGATTTAGTGGAGTAGTGGGGTATAACAGCAATGCTTTCTGATATCAACCCTAGAGTAGTCTTGGGTAAACTGAACATGGATCACATATTCGCAGCACTGATTGACAACAGAATATGTAATGAATTGGACTCTcttactaaaaatatataatttaatataTGTCTTTTCTTCTTCGTTTCTTCTTTTGTTGAGTAAAGCATCTCTACTTTTTGTTACTCCCTGCTGGGTAGACCTAGAATCCTTTGCCATGAACTTTGCACTTATTCTTTAGAAGCATGATGTTTTAGTTCTACTTTACCTCCTTTTCAGGCCATCGTTTCTGAAGGTTATAGTTCATCCATAGGTCAAGCCTGGacaggatttattttttttcatagttcATAGCAACATGTTTTGGTTTGTACAAACAAAAAATCATTCAGTACACACGGACACACAGCTAGAGGTGGAGACTATCAGTCCAAAGACTAGTGATGCGTGCACATATTGATGCTTTCTCTGTTGGTCATGGATGACGCGTAAGGTCGAAAGGACCCTGTAAGACGTTAGTGCTTCTCATCAGGGAGTGAGGGTAGTGTGCATGATGACAATGATTGGGTGCAATCGCAAGAGGAATTTTCACTTCCTCTCTTGCTCACCCACCTGtacaaaaaaagagaggaaaagggAGATTGTTTGGGAGGGtctaggccgtgtttagttttaaagtttttcttcaaacttccaacttttccattacatcaaaactttcctacacacacaaacttccaacttttccatcacattatttcaatttcaaccaaacttccaattttgacgtgaattaaacacagcctaatgTAGCTGGAGTGCTGGACCTGGTGCCCACAATTGGTGGTGCTGATTTCCTCTCTTTTGTGGTGGGAGCAGTAACGCATGCTGCATAGATACTATATTCCCCTGCCCTTAAGCTTAGTTTGTTTGTACCAAATCTGGATTACTAAGTCAATTTACAACCTTGCTGCCCCATAGAATTACATCGTCATGAGTCAGATGAAGTGCTGCAAAACTTTGTCAGCATGAGTTAGTGGCTGAACAGGCAGGCTGCATTGCTCCAAACTCCATATATTATGATTTATGAAAAATGCGCATCTCGAAAAGGAAGATTGCTTCTTTAGCTTTATATAAAGGATGCCCTCTTCTCTTTTTATCGCGGATCTGTGGATTTGGTTGCTCAGTGAAAGCTGATTAGACTCTGTTTGTTGGTAAACATCTGGTTGGGTTTATTGTCCCAGGTTAGTCGTGAGATGCTTAACTTCTAAGTAATTGGTTAGCTACATGCCTACATGAATGTTTGCTTCTGAACTTTTGCCGGCAAGCATGACTGTTGGTCAGCAGCTGCTACCAAAATGGTAAAAATTGACAGATCAATTGAGGTATAGAGGTTGtctaaacttttactaacatCGATGCCTTTGGTACTCTAATTGGAGGACAGAAGGTGTTCGAATGTCCCACTTAAATAGGTAGGAGTGACAGCTCTACAATTATACCTACATTTAGTAAGTTTGTTTGGGAGCCCCAGAAGTAGGATAGGAACGAAGAATCGTCAACAGATGAAGTGTAGTAGAATTGTCAACAGATTTAAGTTTAGTAGATTGATGTTTGAGGCATGTTCAGTAAAATAAACGTACTGAACACAGTAAACTTTGTTTTCTACCTTTCATTGTCATTCTTTCCCATAAAGCGCACCACACTAGCCTCTTTAAAATGCCACCGTGCAAGTTCTTGGCTCTCTCACTAGTCCCCTAGCTTTTGCCTCATCAACAGCTGAGCATTTGCAACTTCAATCAGGTACGGAAAAACACCTCATGGCTTCTTGgcctgtcttttttttttctcatgaagACTCTTGAATTCTCTGCCTCCACAGATCATGGTGGGTGCATGGCAGGAGCATCTTCATGGTTCTTGAGATCGGGAGCAGCATAAGCAGTATGAGGATGGAGAAGAATGGCTGTGCtgttccttctcctcctccttctcaagAACTCTTCAGTTTGTCCATGCCTTTCATGGCATAATTCCCTGGATTCCAGAATCTCTGGGTGGCTTAGGGAGGTATGAACAAACCGGCAAGTCATAAATCGGCAATAGTGAGCTCCGACTGGAGCTTACTCCTCAGTTTATCAAATTTAGTTTCATTCCCTTGTAACCTTATTCCAGTTGTTTCAACTTTCTATTGTTCCCCCTTACAAAGGTCATTGCAATTGTATCTTGTGGAAGCAGATAAGAAGTTGTCTCGGTGTAATCTTGTTTTGTGGAGTCAAATGTTTGCTTGTGTGTTGCTTGGGAATATTTTATCCGAGATGCTCGTATTTACCTTGAAAGATAGCATTCTTGTTATATCTTCTTTTACATCAAGTTATTTCCTttcgttcgaaaaaaaaatgcatcaagTTATTTGCACGAAGAGACAGGATTATGTGAGGTCGGTGTTGGAAGTACTTAAGGCTCTGTAGCTTCAGTCATAAATTTTTTTGCTTCTGATAGAAAGAATGGGAAGAGCATGTATGTGTTGAATACTTGAATCTACGAACGTCTAAGCATGTACTGAGACTGAAGCACTGTAATTGCATCTTGGTTATTCTTGCAAGCTGATGCTGCCAAAGTGCTTCCCGCATACTGCAGGCTAGTACTAGAGCACAGATTTCCGGCAGATGTCCAGAAAAGCTTCCTTGGACATGAACATACAGCCAAAAGAAGTGCTTGTAATGCTGGAGACAGATGCTTTACTCAGTACTTTTCTTGGGAGCTTTTAAGTGTCCAGGAAAGATAGCATCCTTGATTGATCTTGTTCGACATATCAACGCTGCCATCTTTCACATATCAACGCTGCCATCTTTCTTGTTGTTCGATTTGCAATGAAGAGGCAGGATTGTGTGGGTGGGTATTGCAAAGTAAGAATACGTGCCATTCTGTTTATCAATAGCTCGGTCACAAATATGTGTTGTTTTTCTGATGAAAATAATAACAGAACACATGTAATTAATCTACAAACATCTAAGCATATATGTATTGAAAATCGCTGTCTCTGAATACCGAAGCACTGCAGGTGGTACCTTGATCCATCATACGTCCTAGTCATTCTTGCAAGCTGAAACTGCCAAAGTACTTACTGTATACTGCTAGAGATAGTActccgtttttttaatatatatcattgttgactttttaaaatacatttgatcattcgtcttattaaaaaatatagtaattatcatttattttattatgacttgatttatctttaaatgttttttaagcatgatttattttatatatatatatttttgtgtgaaaaaattgaataagacaaatggtaaAATGTTTGATAAAAAGCCAatggtgtcatatattaaagaaACGGATGTAGTATCATAGTGCTACCAGAGTACAAATTTGCAACGGATGTCTAGAAAAAGTGTCCTAATGCATCAATATTCAGCCCAAAAAGGGCTTATGATGTTAGGGGCAACCTACTCCAAACTTTTTACTCGGATCTTTAAGTGTTGAGAAATGTTTGGAATACAATTGTTTGTTCCATGATACACTATTCTGAATTCTCTCAAAGAATGTGCAGTTGCATACTTACATGAGGGAAGCTGAACAAGTGAACAACACATTCATACAACTTCAAATGAAGAAAACATTTGGAACGAAGCAAAACTGCCACTAGAGGCGGACCCAGGCCCCTAACACCCTAGGTCATGGCCTGGGGCTGGTGTCAAAAGCCCATGGGCCATAACAAATTTTCATTGTATATGGATTAGCTTACTGTTAGAGCACCACAGGTCGCCCCAAGCCTTAGCTA
This region includes:
- the LOC127763173 gene encoding 4-coumarate--CoA ligase-like 1 isoform X2 is translated as MVTSDQDERREGPNVFLCFLPMFHIFGLSVITYAQLQRGNAIISMSRFDINSLMEAVQRHRVTHLFCVPPVIITLTKHGRAGKYDLSSLKLIGSGAAPLGKDVTEVVAKKFPDSEIVQLPLTRRENGTPVSRLARSSSATSQLSTVAHAPGTMFSGRRTLRRCRQSTRPLAPRQGDEPTHAGHSAAHPGDGHRRSDPSQGQNTSAAPVQLRRRRRPTQCVVTVQVETQG
- the LOC127763173 gene encoding 4-coumarate--CoA ligase-like 1 isoform X1, with amino-acid sequence MVTSDQDERREGPNVFLCFLPMFHIFGLSVITYAQLQRGNAIISMSRFDINSLMEAVQRHRVTHLFCVPPVIITLTKHGRAGKYDLSSLKLIGSGAAPLGKDVTEVVAKKFPDSEIVQQLPLTRRENGTPVSRLARSSSATSQLSTVAHAPGTMFSGRRTLRRCRQSTRPLAPRQGDEPTHAGHSAAHPGDGHRRSDPSQGQNTSAAPVQLRRRRRPTQCVVTVQVETQG